The Amaranthus tricolor cultivar Red isolate AtriRed21 chromosome 6, ASM2621246v1, whole genome shotgun sequence genome has a segment encoding these proteins:
- the LOC130815538 gene encoding uncharacterized protein LOC130815538, translating to MEAYVSFAGLLYKFFPTTLSGVAFIWYLSLPLGSINTFAQSEAMFVSHFVAFKRQKKSNFHLLSIMQQVGESVAIYLEKFQEPVLEVIDLEVFVAINALINGMWTPKLNSNSLRIK from the exons ATGGaagcatatgtttcatttgcc GGTTTATTGTACAAGTTCTTCCCTACTACTCTTAGTGGCGTCGcttttatttggtacttatcgCTTCCACTTGGAAGCATCAATACCTTTGCACAATCGGAAGCCATGTTTGTAAGTCattttgtggcattcaaaagacAAAAGAAGTCAAACTTTCATTTACTAAGCATCATGCAACAAGTGGGAGAATCCGTAGCCATCTACCTTGAGAAGTTTCAAGAACCCGTTTTAGAAGTCATTGATTTAGAAGTTTTCGTCGCTATTAATGCCTTGATAAATGGAATGTGGACTCCGAAACTGAATTCCAACTCATTGAGAATCAAGTGA